Proteins encoded together in one Nostoc sp. PCC 7524 window:
- the lpxB gene encoding lipid-A-disaccharide synthase, which translates to MRIFISTGEVSGDLQGALLIEALKRQAVAAGLDLEIVALGGDKMAEAGATILGNTSSIGSMGLLEALPYVLPTLVVQRQALTYLKQNPPDVVVLIDYMGPNLGIGTYMQQNFSQVPVVYYIAPQDWVWSESLRNTSRIVGFTNKLLAIFPEEARYFSNNGANVTWVGHPLIDRMQDAPSRQAARAKLDITPEQTAIALLPASRRQEIKYLLPIIFQAAQTIQAKLPTAHFWIPLSLEAYRQPIEEAVKSYGLRATVVSGQQKEIFAAADFAITKSGTVNLELALLNVPQVVVYRLSPITAWIARKTLKGSIPFASPVNLVQMKSIVPELLQEEATPENIIQASMEILVNPERREQMLADYQQMRQCLGELGVCDRAAQEILQMVSKS; encoded by the coding sequence ATGCGGATATTTATCAGCACTGGTGAAGTGTCTGGCGATTTGCAAGGGGCGCTGTTGATTGAGGCACTGAAGCGTCAAGCTGTGGCTGCTGGATTGGATTTAGAAATAGTGGCCTTGGGTGGCGACAAAATGGCAGAAGCAGGGGCAACTATTTTGGGCAATACCAGCAGTATTGGCTCCATGGGACTGTTAGAGGCTCTGCCCTATGTTTTGCCGACTCTTGTAGTACAACGGCAAGCCCTCACTTACCTCAAACAAAATCCGCCAGATGTAGTAGTGCTGATTGATTACATGGGACCCAATCTCGGCATTGGTACTTATATGCAACAAAATTTTTCCCAAGTGCCTGTGGTATATTACATTGCTCCTCAAGATTGGGTGTGGTCGGAAAGCTTACGAAATACTTCCCGTATTGTCGGCTTTACGAACAAACTTTTAGCTATATTTCCTGAAGAAGCACGTTATTTTAGTAACAATGGAGCTAACGTTACTTGGGTTGGTCATCCGTTAATTGATCGGATGCAGGACGCACCCAGTCGTCAAGCAGCGCGTGCTAAATTGGACATTACACCAGAACAAACTGCGATCGCACTTCTCCCCGCTTCCCGTCGTCAAGAAATTAAATATCTTTTACCGATAATTTTTCAAGCTGCCCAAACCATTCAAGCTAAATTACCAACAGCTCATTTTTGGATTCCCCTATCTCTAGAAGCCTACAGACAGCCCATAGAGGAGGCAGTCAAATCTTATGGACTGCGGGCTACAGTTGTATCAGGTCAACAAAAAGAGATTTTTGCGGCTGCTGATTTCGCCATTACCAAATCCGGCACAGTCAATTTAGAACTCGCATTACTAAACGTGCCGCAAGTTGTAGTTTACCGCCTGAGTCCCATAACTGCCTGGATTGCCCGGAAAACCCTCAAAGGTTCAATTCCCTTTGCTTCACCAGTCAACTTAGTGCAGATGAAATCGATTGTGCCAGAGCTACTGCAAGAAGAAGCCACACCAGAGAATATTATCCAAGCATCAATGGAAATATTAGTGAATCCAGAACGCCGAGAGCAGATGTTGGCAGATTATCAGCAAATGCGGCAGTGTTTAGGAGAATTGGGAGTATGCGATCGCGCTGCCCAAGAAATCTTGCAAATGGTTTCTAAATCCTGA
- a CDS encoding DNA cytosine methyltransferase — MRLSTENSASSTLRQRPIAVDLFAGAGGMTLGFEQAGFDVLAAVEIDPIHCATHEFNFPFCTVLCQSVEHTTGTEIRLRSKIGDREIDAVICGSPCQGFSLMGKRVFDDPRNSLVFHFHRLVLELQPKFFVMENVRGITVGEHKQILQTLIAEFKAIGYQVEENYKILNAAKYGVPQARERLFLLGARQDVKLPKYPQPITQPAQPHKSGCQNSDLPVCPTVWQAIGDLPEAEHYLELLNRDWVIGEYAKPSDYAAILRGISTLADDYSYPRQFDARILSSSLRTKHSQPTIERFAATIPGEREPISRFHKLHPAGVCNTLRAGTDKYKGSFTSPRPIHPFTPRCITVREAARLHSYPDWFRFHVTKWHGFRQVGNSVPPLLAKVVAAEIIRNLNILPVKPSISYELGAEKLLQLNITQAAQYFHSET; from the coding sequence ATGAGACTCAGCACTGAGAACTCAGCATCCAGCACTCTGCGTCAACGTCCCATCGCAGTAGATTTGTTCGCGGGTGCAGGCGGCATGACCCTTGGTTTTGAGCAGGCTGGCTTTGATGTGTTAGCGGCGGTAGAAATTGACCCCATTCACTGCGCCACCCACGAGTTTAACTTTCCTTTCTGCACGGTTTTATGTCAAAGTGTTGAACACACCACGGGTACAGAAATTCGTCTGAGATCAAAAATAGGCGATCGCGAAATTGATGCAGTAATTTGTGGTAGTCCCTGTCAAGGTTTTTCCCTCATGGGCAAGCGGGTTTTTGATGATCCGCGTAACTCCCTAGTATTTCACTTTCATCGGTTGGTTTTAGAGTTACAACCAAAGTTTTTTGTAATGGAAAATGTCCGGGGAATTACAGTTGGTGAACACAAACAAATTCTCCAAACTTTAATTGCTGAGTTTAAAGCTATTGGCTATCAAGTAGAAGAAAATTACAAAATCCTCAATGCAGCTAAATACGGTGTACCCCAAGCGCGGGAAAGATTATTTCTCCTGGGTGCGCGGCAGGATGTCAAGTTACCAAAATATCCTCAACCGATTACCCAACCAGCACAACCGCATAAATCTGGGTGTCAAAATTCTGATTTGCCAGTTTGTCCCACTGTTTGGCAGGCAATTGGCGATTTACCAGAAGCAGAACATTACTTAGAGTTATTAAACAGAGATTGGGTAATAGGTGAGTATGCTAAACCTAGTGATTATGCTGCCATACTGCGTGGTATCAGCACTTTAGCAGATGATTATTCTTACCCTCGCCAATTCGATGCTCGCATTCTTTCTTCTAGTCTGAGGACAAAACACTCACAGCCTACCATTGAGCGTTTTGCTGCTACCATTCCCGGTGAAAGAGAACCTATTAGCCGTTTTCATAAATTACATCCGGCTGGTGTTTGTAATACCTTACGAGCTGGAACAGATAAATACAAAGGTTCTTTTACCTCTCCAAGACCAATTCATCCATTTACACCCCGATGTATCACAGTTAGGGAAGCTGCACGCCTCCATTCTTACCCAGACTGGTTTCGATTTCATGTCACCAAATGGCACGGGTTCCGCCAAGTTGGCAACTCTGTTCCACCATTACTAGCTAAGGTTGTAGCAGCAGAGATTATTCGTAATTTGAATATATTACCTGTGAAACCCAGTATTAGCTACGAGTTGGGAGCAGAGAAGTTACTGCAATTGAATATTACCCAGGCTGCCCAGTATTTTCACAGTGAAACCTGA
- a CDS encoding aldo/keto reductase, whose translation MTAKQTRRNFLITSAAVTSGIMASAAFSKNSTNTAAPAISMPERILGSTGVKLPIFGLGGAGQTPLSWHGKEGDAVTLVQKALELGIRYFDTAASYGPSEDYLGKVLPPHRTKIFLASKTDQRDRDGAWRELERSLKRLNTDYLDLWQLHHVSFTEELDTIFSSSGAIKAVEEAIQQKLVRFAGITGHHEPEVIAEGLRRYPFHTTLIPVNAADKHHPRPFIPVVLPVAQAQNVGVIAMKVPAYGRLFKPGGLSGMQQALGYTMSQPGVHCCVIAAETVEQLENNVKIARAFQPLTEPELSAIAQRTADIWEDSTFFRGWT comes from the coding sequence ATGACAGCTAAACAGACACGGCGTAACTTTTTAATTACCAGTGCTGCTGTAACTAGCGGTATTATGGCATCTGCTGCATTCTCTAAAAATTCGACCAATACGGCTGCACCAGCCATATCAATGCCGGAGCGCATCTTGGGAAGCACAGGAGTGAAATTACCGATATTCGGGTTGGGAGGTGCAGGACAAACACCCTTATCTTGGCATGGCAAAGAGGGTGATGCTGTAACTCTAGTTCAGAAAGCTTTAGAACTTGGTATCCGCTACTTTGACACAGCCGCCAGTTACGGGCCGAGTGAAGATTATTTAGGCAAAGTGCTACCACCCCATCGCACCAAAATATTTTTAGCCAGTAAGACTGATCAAAGGGATCGGGATGGTGCTTGGCGAGAATTGGAGCGATCGCTCAAACGTCTCAATACAGATTATCTTGATTTATGGCAGTTACATCACGTTTCTTTTACGGAAGAACTCGATACCATCTTTAGTTCCTCCGGCGCGATTAAAGCTGTAGAAGAAGCGATCCAACAGAAATTGGTACGCTTTGCAGGTATTACCGGACATCATGAGCCAGAGGTAATTGCTGAAGGGTTACGCCGTTATCCTTTCCACACCACATTAATTCCTGTCAACGCCGCCGATAAACATCACCCCCGTCCATTTATTCCTGTAGTTTTGCCAGTGGCGCAAGCACAGAATGTGGGTGTGATTGCGATGAAAGTTCCAGCTTATGGACGCTTGTTTAAACCTGGTGGCTTGTCAGGAATGCAGCAAGCCTTGGGTTACACTATGTCTCAGCCTGGGGTGCATTGTTGCGTGATTGCGGCGGAAACGGTGGAGCAATTGGAGAATAATGTCAAAATTGCCCGTGCTTTTCAACCTTTAACAGAGCCAGAATTGTCAGCGATCGCTCAACGTACTGCTGACATCTGGGAAGATAGTACATTCTTCCGTGGGTGGACATAA
- a CDS encoding YkvA family protein gives MNFSIQSLYNWYRNLLRNPKYRWWVILGTIVYMLSPIDIAPDFIPIVGQLDDVLLLSILVTEVSGLVIDGWKARKGETNTSTDSTSTDDTIDVDAVSLK, from the coding sequence ATGAACTTCTCAATCCAATCTTTGTATAATTGGTATCGCAATTTGTTGCGTAACCCCAAATATCGTTGGTGGGTGATTTTAGGGACAATCGTCTATATGCTCAGTCCCATAGATATTGCCCCCGATTTTATACCGATTGTGGGTCAGCTAGATGATGTTTTGTTATTGAGCATATTAGTGACAGAGGTATCTGGGCTAGTGATTGACGGTTGGAAAGCACGTAAAGGTGAAACCAATACCTCCACAGATTCTACCTCCACTGACGATACAATCGATGTTGATGCTGTCTCTCTTAAATAG
- a CDS encoding MotA/TolQ/ExbB proton channel family protein, with the protein MDIIDLFYKGGPAMWPLLALSILSLSVIFERLWFWLRILTQEKEIFERVLDAAQDNWQVAADIAKQATDQPIGRFLYAPLRLQKTDTETFRLALEATAEDELAGMRRGEKLLEAVIALAPLLGLLGTVLGLIQSLRSIRIGDLGTESVAGTTTGIGESLISTATGLIVAIVSLVFYRLFQGFVVNQVKVFRKAGNELELLYRQFPPDFSDSTPVRVSEEASREAFIPPGKSSRNKFPQPPEPPVT; encoded by the coding sequence GTGGATATCATAGACTTGTTTTATAAGGGCGGGCCAGCCATGTGGCCGTTGCTGGCTTTGTCGATTTTATCTTTGAGTGTAATTTTTGAGCGGCTTTGGTTTTGGTTGCGAATTTTGACTCAAGAAAAGGAAATCTTTGAGCGTGTCTTGGATGCAGCTCAGGATAACTGGCAAGTTGCTGCGGATATCGCTAAACAAGCAACAGATCAACCTATTGGGCGATTTCTTTACGCTCCCTTGCGTCTCCAAAAAACAGATACAGAAACTTTTCGGCTAGCACTAGAAGCCACCGCAGAAGATGAATTAGCTGGAATGCGGCGGGGTGAAAAGCTGTTAGAGGCTGTAATTGCTCTTGCGCCACTGTTGGGCTTATTAGGTACTGTTTTGGGTTTGATTCAGTCTCTACGCTCAATCCGCATCGGTGATTTGGGAACTGAGTCTGTAGCTGGGACAACTACTGGTATTGGTGAATCTTTGATTAGTACAGCTACAGGATTAATAGTTGCGATCGTTAGTTTGGTATTTTACCGATTATTTCAAGGTTTTGTAGTCAATCAAGTCAAGGTTTTCCGCAAAGCTGGGAATGAATTAGAGTTGCTTTATCGCCAGTTCCCGCCTGATTTTAGCGACAGTACACCAGTCAGGGTATCAGAAGAAGCATCACGGGAAGCTTTCATTCCTCCCGGTAAATCCAGTAGAAACAAATTTCCTCAACCGCCTGAACCACCTGTAACTTAA
- a CDS encoding ExbD/TolR family protein: protein MKVNLHTQVEEAQIQIIPLIDVVFCILTFFLLAALQFTRQQAINVDLPKASTSTASNINSPSASQIVTIDAVGNTYLEKQLVRREELAQRLRDYLQVNPSGTIILNASRTATYNDVIETLDLLRQVGGDRVFLGIIPSSSQQIPNLPNLSTPPNFPIAPGTAPIPEFNPNLPTAPNQPIPNQPATGQGISPDVPIPNAPAPQAPAVTPVAPENTN from the coding sequence ATGAAAGTTAATTTACATACTCAAGTAGAAGAAGCACAGATTCAAATCATTCCTTTGATAGATGTAGTTTTTTGTATCTTGACGTTTTTCCTGTTAGCAGCTTTGCAATTTACGCGACAACAGGCAATTAACGTTGATTTACCTAAAGCTAGTACCAGTACAGCGTCTAATATTAATTCGCCAAGTGCCAGTCAAATTGTCACCATTGATGCTGTTGGCAATACTTATCTAGAAAAACAACTGGTAAGAAGAGAGGAATTGGCGCAGAGGTTAAGGGATTATTTGCAAGTTAACCCTTCTGGGACTATAATCCTCAACGCTTCCCGTACAGCAACTTACAATGATGTGATCGAAACATTAGATTTGCTCAGACAAGTAGGAGGCGATCGCGTATTTTTAGGAATTATACCTAGTTCATCTCAACAAATCCCAAACTTGCCGAATTTGTCTACACCTCCAAATTTCCCAATTGCCCCTGGTACAGCACCAATACCAGAATTTAACCCCAATCTACCTACAGCTCCTAATCAACCAATACCCAATCAACCAGCTACGGGACAAGGTATTTCTCCAGATGTTCCTATTCCTAACGCACCAGCACCGCAAGCACCTGCTGTCACACCTGTAGCACCAGAGAATACCAACTAA
- a CDS encoding phage holin family protein, translated as MNEIVTLLIVWVVTSISLLIISKLPLGVEVDTPQKAVISAAVLGIVTAIIKPILRLIFVVPDILTLNLLSGLFTFMISVVCFSIAAWLVEGFRLRFGIWSAVLGSIALTIINSLIYKLLGI; from the coding sequence ATGAATGAAATTGTGACGCTGTTAATTGTTTGGGTGGTAACATCTATCAGCTTGTTGATTATCAGTAAATTGCCTTTAGGCGTTGAGGTTGATACACCACAAAAAGCGGTTATTTCCGCAGCCGTTTTAGGTATTGTAACGGCAATAATCAAACCTATTTTACGCTTGATATTTGTTGTACCCGATATACTCACCTTGAATTTGTTATCGGGATTGTTCACATTTATGATTTCTGTTGTCTGCTTTAGTATTGCTGCTTGGTTAGTAGAAGGTTTTCGCTTGCGCTTCGGCATTTGGAGTGCTGTGTTAGGCTCAATTGCCCTTACTATCATCAACAGCTTAATCTACAAGTTACTAGGAATATAA
- the psb29 gene encoding photosystem II biogenesis protein Psp29, whose protein sequence is MNNVRTVSDTKRTFYSLHTRPINTIYRRVVEELMVEMHLLSVNIDFTYNPIYALGVVTTFDRFMQGYRPERDKESIFHAICQAVEQEPQRYRQDAERLQNLAKSLPISDLVAWLSQTTHFNQDPDLQAQLQAIANNPNFKYSRLFAIGLFSLLEYSDPDLVKDEKQRTEALKNIANGLHLADDKLSKDLDLYRSNLDKMTQALTVIADMISADRKKREQRQQQSSSVVAPPTANE, encoded by the coding sequence GTGAATAACGTCCGTACTGTCTCTGATACAAAGCGAACTTTCTACTCTCTACACACCCGACCGATTAACACAATTTATCGTCGGGTAGTAGAGGAGTTGATGGTGGAAATGCACCTGCTGTCAGTAAATATCGATTTTACTTATAATCCTATTTATGCCTTGGGCGTTGTCACTACATTTGACCGCTTCATGCAAGGCTACCGACCAGAACGAGATAAAGAATCGATTTTTCATGCTATATGCCAGGCTGTAGAACAAGAGCCACAACGCTACAGGCAGGATGCTGAACGGTTACAAAATTTAGCTAAAAGCTTACCAATCAGTGATTTAGTTGCCTGGCTAAGTCAAACTACTCATTTCAACCAAGATCCTGACTTACAAGCACAGCTACAAGCGATCGCTAACAATCCTAACTTTAAATACAGCCGCCTGTTTGCGATCGGTTTATTTTCATTACTGGAATATTCAGATCCTGATTTAGTTAAAGACGAAAAGCAGCGTACTGAGGCGCTTAAAAATATTGCGAATGGCTTACATCTTGCTGATGATAAACTCAGCAAAGATTTAGACTTATACCGTTCTAACTTAGACAAAATGACGCAAGCACTCACAGTGATTGCCGATATGATCTCAGCAGATCGTAAAAAGCGGGAACAGCGTCAACAACAATCAAGTAGCGTAGTTGCTCCCCCAACAGCCAACGAGTAG
- a CDS encoding chromophore lyase CpcT/CpeT: MSFSPQLITLGKYLAGEFDNQQQALAEPVWYVHLRLWQRPVELFTEDSITLFAEQANIVNLDRPYRQRILRLMPSQSEASLQVQYYMPKNPSALIGAGRDPNLLKTLTPDQLELLPGCILQVTQQEVAVNQHKFIATPPTDTRCTFTYQGNLVQVALGFEITHTELHTYDKGIDQVTGKATWGAIVGPYCYTKREQY; encoded by the coding sequence ATGAGCTTTTCACCTCAACTAATTACTCTGGGTAAGTACCTAGCGGGAGAATTTGATAATCAGCAACAAGCGTTGGCTGAACCTGTGTGGTATGTTCATTTACGCCTGTGGCAAAGGCCAGTTGAACTCTTTACAGAAGATAGTATTACACTGTTTGCTGAACAAGCCAACATTGTGAATTTAGACCGTCCTTATCGCCAGCGCATTCTCCGGCTAATGCCTAGTCAATCTGAGGCATCGCTGCAAGTACAATACTATATGCCGAAAAATCCCAGTGCTTTAATTGGGGCTGGTCGTGATCCTAACTTACTCAAAACTCTCACCCCAGACCAATTAGAATTATTGCCTGGTTGTATCCTCCAGGTGACTCAGCAAGAAGTAGCTGTGAATCAACATAAATTTATTGCTACTCCCCCAACGGATACTCGTTGCACCTTCACTTACCAAGGCAATCTTGTACAAGTTGCTTTAGGTTTTGAAATTACTCACACAGAATTACATACCTACGACAAAGGAATTGACCAAGTGACAGGTAAAGCAACGTGGGGAGCAATTGTTGGCCCTTATTGCTATACCAAAAGAGAACAGTATTAA
- a CDS encoding STAS domain-containing protein, with amino-acid sequence MIQIEQTTYTTQDGNTVIVLTPAGRLDITTAWQFRLKLQECISKLSRHVVVNLGQVNFIDSSGLTSLVAGMRDADKVKGSFRICNVHPEAKLVFEVTMMDTVFEIFETEEEALEGVPRSIAS; translated from the coding sequence GTGATTCAGATAGAACAAACAACCTATACCACTCAAGACGGTAATACTGTTATTGTCTTGACACCAGCAGGTCGCTTAGATATCACCACGGCTTGGCAATTTCGCCTGAAGTTACAGGAATGTATTTCTAAACTGAGTCGTCATGTAGTAGTGAATCTTGGCCAGGTAAATTTTATTGATAGTTCTGGTCTTACATCTTTGGTAGCTGGTATGCGTGATGCAGATAAAGTCAAAGGCAGTTTTCGCATTTGCAATGTCCATCCAGAAGCCAAGCTTGTATTTGAAGTCACAATGATGGATACAGTTTTTGAAATTTTTGAAACTGAGGAAGAAGCTTTAGAAGGAGTACCTCGCAGTATTGCTAGCTAA